From one Colletotrichum destructivum chromosome 3, complete sequence genomic stretch:
- a CDS encoding Putative terpenoid cyclases/protein prenyltransferase alpha-alpha toroid, whose protein sequence is MSTSLSDSAWECLQTAAQYAFGLQQPDGHWYTELRSNISFTAQYVCLREIVGTSLRASQDGSQFRKWLLAQQNVDGSWSLAPGEPGDLSISVEGYFALKLLGVSPKDQSMCRARNFTLSVGGLPQVGIITQFLLALFGLVDWDEIAQVPAELILLPTWSPINMYAFAHWSRVTAVAMMVLRHHQPVFPLPTKLASPGTSFLHELHPDPTDLRLKFYPSIARLWRSGEYGRCAAAVVDKAVGLIDPVVKRTPVRTKSLSQCVQFMLERQTKSGYASFWPANFNCILALYCQGHSFKDPVIQRLLRAVDTFYVWKDEDGMRNQVTCGPSWDTALMALGLCESGLGDERLSKTLDWFKSTQILNVRGDFGVQAPGLPPGGWAFQYNNDWYPDTDDTATILLAILSWRPSELNSDCCVRTVQWLLGMQCTNGGWGCYDINNENYFLNLFPFGQGNEFYDAPVPDVTARILEGLGFVLRLQKTADKLNRLPQPLVDQVRNACAKAISYLHATQDEVTGAWKSRWHINYINGTGSALQALALFDDAFDARVSGMIQRALGWMKSAQNTDGGWGETLRTYRDPTLLGQGDSTPSQTSWALLGLLSHLDVEDESIKRGVEHLVRTQVAPGKSNLPGKTWEQTGYVSVAFPNITWLDYTSTRHAYPMMALGRYIHKVRAEAKCI, encoded by the exons ATGAGCACTTCTCTTTCTGACTCGGCTTGGGAATGTCTACAGACAGCCGCGCAGTACGCATTCGGGCTCCAGCAACCTGACGGGCACTGGTATACCGAACTCCGATCCAACATCTCCTTCACAGCGCAGTACGTCTGCTTGCGTGAGATCGTCGGCACCAGCCTCAGAGCATCACAAGACGGCTCCCAATTCCGCAAATGGCTTCTCGCTCAGCAAAACGTTGACGGTTCCTGGAGTCTGGCACCGGGCGAGCCAGGCGACCTCTCCATTTCTGTGGAGGGTTACTTTGCGTTAAAGTTACTCGGCGTCTCCCCCAAAGACCAAAGCATGTGCCGTGCAAGGAACTTTACTCtcagcgtcggcggccttccGCAGGTTGGCATCATCACTCAGTTCCTCCTGGCCTTGTTCGGGCTCGTTGATTGGGACGAAATAGCGCAAGTCCCGGCGGAGTTGATATTGCTGCCAACCTGGAGTCCCATCAACATGTACGCATTTGCACATTGGTCACGCGTaacggccgtggccatgATGGTACTACGCCATCACCAGCCCGTATTCCCGCTACCTACCAAGCTCGCGTCACCGGGGACGTCCTTCCTCCACGAGCTCCACCCGGACCCAACAGACCTACGACTGAAGTTCTATCCGAGTATTGCTAGGCTATGGCGATCCGGGGAGTACGGGCGCTGCGCGGCCGCTGTGGTCGACAAAGCCGTCGGCCTGATCGATCCAGTGGTCAAGAGAACGCCCGTGCGAACGAAATCGCTTTCTCAATGCGTCCAATTCATGCTCGAACGCCAGACCAAGAGCGGATACGCGTCCTTCTGGCCGGCCAACTTCAACTGCATACTTGCACTCTACTGCCAGGGCCACTCTTTCAAGGACCCCGTCATTCAGCGTCTACTGCGGGCAGTCGACACTTTCTACGTCTGGaaagacgaggacggcatGCGAAACCAGGTCACGTGCGGTCCATCATGGGATACGGCGCTGATGGCTCTGGGGCTGTGCGAATCAGGTTTGGGCGACGAGCGTTTGAGCAAGACGCTGGACTGGTTCAAGTCCACTCAGATTCTCAACGTTCGAGGCGACTTCGGGGTGCAGGCTCCCGGTCTGCCGCCCGGTGGTTGGGCTTTCCAGTACAAC AACGATTGGTACCCAGACACGGATGACACGGCAACCATTCTGCTGGCAATCCTTTCGTGGAGGCCATCTGAGCTCAACTCCGATTGCTGTGTCCGAACCGTTCAGTGGCTTCTGGGCATGCAGTGCACCAACGGAGGCTGGGGCTGCTacgacatcaacaacgaGAACTACTTCCTCAACCTGTTTCCGTTCGGACAAGGAAACGAGTTCTACGACGCCCCCGTACCGGACGTCACTGCTCGCATCCTGGAGGGTCTCGGCTTCGTTCTCCGCCTCCAAAAGACTGCCGATAAGTTGAACAGGCTGCCGCAGCCTCTCGTCGACCAGGTCCGAAACGCCTGCGCCAAGGCGATATCCTATCTGCATGCCACGCAAGACGAAGTCACTGGGGCGTGGAAGTCGAGATGGCACATCAACTACATCAACGGGACGGGGAGTGCGCTCCAGGCGCTGGCTCTGTTCGACGACGCGTTCGACGCCCGCGTGTCGGGCATGATCCAGCGCGCGCTCGGGTGGATGAAATCAGCACAAAACACCGACGGCGGATGGGGCGAGACTCTGCGCACCTACAGGGACCCAACGCtgctcggccagggcgactcgacgccctcgcaGACCTCATGGGCCCTGCTCGGGCTGCTCTCACATctggacgtcgaggacgagtcGATCAAGCGGGGAGTCGAGCACTTGGTACGCACTCAGGTCGCCCCCGGAAAATCGAACTTGCCAGGTAAGACTTGGGAACAGACTGGATATGTCAGCGTTGCTTTTCCCAACATCACTTGGCTTGACTACACCAGTACCAGGCACGCGTATCCCATGATGGCGCTCGGCCGATACATCCATAAAGTTCGGGCCGAGGCAAAATGTATTTAG
- a CDS encoding Putative Methyltransferase domain-containing protein: MSYTGGHIQADHPTVIKAYDYRTAESCCAYLIPHLQPHQTILDVGCGPGNITEGLAKLCPEGRTIGVDISQGVIDHAISRYCGPEVPNLSFQVGDAGSLEQFPDNSFDVVHAHGCLLHVADKIKSLEAFLRVCKPGGIIAVRDAMSFGTIWSLEPDLPGIREQWGKQREALVYMGSDPDTGLKKKQWAQQAGYEKNGGRIFISQSPQHMEVALRNFEGETGEGAVKTGFLTQEQVDRFKAAWDEWEATEGHELICPAVDMLCFKGREAR; this comes from the coding sequence ATGTCGTACACCGGCGGACACATTCAGGCCGACCACCCCACGGTCATCAAGGCCTACGATTATCGCACGGCCGAGTCATGCTGTGCCTACCTGATACCGCATCTCCAGCCCCATCAAAccatcctcgacgtcggaTGCGGACCCGGCAACATCACCGAGGGGCTCGCCAAGCTCTGCCCCGAAGGTCGGACCATTGGCGTCGACATATCGCAGGGAGTCATCGACCACGCCATCTCGCGATATTGCGGCCCAGAAGTCCCCAACCTCTCTTTCCAAGTCGGTGACGCCGGGTCTCTGGAACAGTTCCCAGACAACagcttcgacgtcgtccacgCTCACGGCTGCCTCCTGCACGTTGCCGACAAGATCAAGTCCCTGGAGGCCTTCCTGCGCGTCTGCAAGcccggcggcatcatcgccgtccgTGACGCCATGTCATTCGGCACCATCTGGTCGCTGGAGCCGGACCTGCCAGGCATCCGGGAGCAATGGGGCAAGCAGCGTGAGGCGCTGGTTTACATGGGATCCGACCCGGACACGggcttgaagaagaagcagtgGGCTCAGCAGGCCGGATACGAAAAGAACGGCGGCCGCATTTTCATTAGCCAGAGCCCACAACACATGGAGGTTGCCTTGCGCAACTTTGAGGGAGAGACGGGAGAGGGCGCTGTCAAGACGGGCTTTTTGACGCAGGAGCAGGTAGATAGGTTCAAGGCGGCGTGGGATGAGTGGGAGGCCACCGAGGGCCACGAGCTGATCTGCCCCGCGGTTGATATGTTATGTTTCAAGGGCAGAGAGGCGAGGTAG
- a CDS encoding Putative cytochrome P450 produces MAIFSTAGGWLQANLPAIFTIPLLLLLSGLFYRPAFPKGAPKRSTEDWPIFGSPRFFSEHGDFNLRGLARTAINNFSFYLGKHQVVSIGAKGRMTYFDSNALNAGEGYATLFTGTPQRQSPAKKARDSGEYQSKFGKTIILLLKKTYLSRRTPVMAADVRGSMERLLTKAAHSSAVMKPFEDIYRIVWQQTNRLVGADEVANSPEQLNRVLCLFEDIAEGASPLRVMFPMIPTLQHVKRMVAGARLHGILQGFVDGRRASGRKEDDALQFLIDAGENPAGITEFIAGGLFAGQLNTGVNAAWLLIYLATNEKWYKEIRKEVESALLRHGADEAGGAKSALETLSRFSLEDWTGEFPMIDLCLKETIRFQLPGTFCRKNTSGKHLPISGSDEIIPKDAYVPPAIQVFLTDNCHFNSDIYSRPLSWDPGRYLEGRAEDKKEPHAYLGWGVGRHSCLGMVAAQMEVTMVVAFFFALFDFQLLDDQGKHTIPDRNRFGAGRPRDWNPRLQYKLRYPENAVKA; encoded by the exons ATGGCGATCTTCTCTACTGCCGGCGGGTGGCTTCAGGCTAATTTGCCTGCCATCTTCACCATTCccctgcttctgcttctctcTGGCCTATTTTACCGGCCGGCCTTTCCAAAGGGGGCACCCAAGAGGAGTACCGAAGATTGGCCCATCTTCGGCTCCCCGCGGTTCTTCTCCGAACATGGCGATTTCAACCTCAGAGGTCTCGCCCGGACCGCCATTAACAACTTCAGTTTCTATCTTGGCAAGCACCAAGTCGTCAGCATCGGTGCCAAAGGGCGGATGACGTATTTTGATAGCAATGCGCTGAATGCTGGCGAAGG ATATGCTACGCTATTCACAGGCACCCCTCAAAGGCAGAGTCCGGCAAAGAAGGCGAGGGACAGTGGCGAATACCAGTCCAAGTTCGGCAAAACCATCATCTTGCTCCTCAAGAAGACGTATCTCTCTCGAAGAACCCCAGTCATGGCTGCCGACGTGAGGGGCTCCATGGAACGCCTTCTCACCAAGGCAGCACACTCAAGCGCCGTGATGAAACCCTTCGAAGACATCTACCGCATTGTCTGGCAACAGACCAATCGCCTAGTCGGCGCTGATGAGGTTGCCAACTCGCCCGAGCAGCTAAACCGCGTCCTCTGCCTCTTCGAGGACATCGCCGAGGGCGCATCGCCCTTGCGTGTCATGTTCCCGATGATTCCTACTTTACAACACGTCAAGAGAATGGTTGCCGGTGCAAGGCTGCACGGCATATTGCAGGGGTTCGTGGACGGCCGCAGAGCTTCTGGAAGAAAGGAGGACGACGCTCTGCAGTTCTTGATAGATGCCGGGGAAAACCCGGCTGGCATTACAGAA TTCATCGCCGGTGGCCTCTTTGCGGGACAGCTCAACACCGGTGTTAATGCCGCCTGGCTTCTAATATACCTCGCTACCAACGAGAAGTGGTACAAGGAAATCCGAAAGGAGGTCGAAAGTGCTCTCTTGCgacacggcgccgacgaagcaGGCGGAGCAAAGTCTGCCCTGGAGACCCTTTCTCGCTTCAGCTTGGAAGATTGGACGGGCGAGTTCCCCATGATTGATCTCTGTCTCAAGGAAACGATTCGGTTCCAGCTTCCAGGCACTTTCTGCCGCAAGAACACGAGTGGAAAGCATCTGCCCATTTCTGGGAGTGACGAGATCATACCAAAGGATGCCTACGTT CCACCGGCGATTCAGGTTTTCCTCACTGACAACTGCCACTTCAACTCCGACATCTACTCTAGGCCGCTGAGCTGGGACCCCGGTAGATACTTAGAGGGTCGTGCCGAAGACAAGAAGGAGCCTCATGCTTACCTCGGCTGGGGAGTTGGGAGGCATTCTTGCTTGGGAATGGTG GCAGCACAGATGGAGGTTACAATGGTtgtcgccttcttctttgcGCTGTTTGATTTTCAACTTTTAGATGATCAGGGAAAACATACCATACCGGACAGGAACCGATTCGGGGCTGGAAGACCCAGAGATTGGAACCCCAGGTTGCAGTACAAGTTGCGTTATCCCGAGAATGCAGTCAAGGCATAA
- a CDS encoding Putative Wax synthase domain-containing protein: protein MLAFVVGLLGLELFLTSVAVSFTSRDSLIRFAILPVIVLATYQVMAICASGKLASSVARAVLGSGSVYRVIHYVGIVLLDGWTFNAKGPTSSLGGLVPAAEPSEKTVHWSWGSIGERLRFGIRVSTTTRFSTTRWSVRYVPPFDNAKPGFVPSRSEFLWRRPVQVGVLGCMLSVTGWFAQKLFREQATMFWKRHIPIFSRIPEVTLAELGIRVVGVLAYWTMQYLSLSFLYGFLSVVMVAIGLSDVEEWPPVFGPLGEAWSIAQFWGCFYHQNIRRGCSGIAHFLTYHCLRLSENSMVGRYTFITCVFAISGVFHLLSDLARGIPKYESNAMHFFLVQPLGICLERIVQSLYSRLAPSKTDSSKLRASPNRFGCLVGYGWVLFWIVWTSPVWIFTSMKA from the exons ATGTTGGCCTTCGTCGtgggccttctcggcctcgaacTTTTCCTGACAAGCGTTGCCGTCTCTTTCACAAGCCGAGACTCTCTGATCCGATTCGCTATCCTGCCCGTCATTGTCCTGGCGACGTATCAGGTCATGGCCATTTGCGCATCCGGAAAACTCGCTTCCtccgtcgcccgcgccgtcctcggaTCCGGGAGCGTCTATAGAGTTATCCACTATGTTGGCATagttcttctcgacggctGGACATTCAACGCCAAGGGCCCAACCTCTTCCCTAGGTGGACTGGTACCGGCGGCTGAGCCTAGCGAGAAGACAGTCCATTGGTCGTGGGGAAGCATCGGCGAGAGACTCCGGTTCGGCATCAGGGTCAGCACGACGACGCGATTCTCGACTACAAGATGGAGCGTTAGGTACGTCCCGCCGTTCGACAACGCGAAGCCGGGTTTCGTGCCCAGCCGCTCCGAGTTTCTCTGGCGCAGGCCTGTCCAGGTTGGCGTGCTGGGGTGCATGTTGAGCGTCACGGGCTGGTTCGCGCAGAAGCTGTTCAGAGAACAGGCCACTATGTTCTGGAAAAGACACATCCCAATCTTTTCTCGCATCCCAGAGGTCACCCTGGCGGAGCTGGGCATCAGGGTGGTGGGCGTACTCGCTTACTGGACGATGCAGTACCTGAGTCTCTCGTTCCTGTACGGCTTCTTATCCGTCGTCATGGTCGCAATCGGCCTGTCCGACGTGGAGGAATGGCCGCCCGTGTTTGGTCCGCTTGGTGAGGCATGGTCGATTGCGCAATTTTGGGG GTGCTTCTATCATCAAAACATTCGCCGCGGCTGCAGCGGCATTGCTCATTTCCTCACCTACCACTGTCTTCGTCTCAGCGAAAACAGTATGGTAGGAAGATACACGTTCATAACATGCGTTTTCGCCATCTCTGGCGTTTTCCACCTTCTCTCCGACTTGGCGCGTGGTATCCCAAAGTACGAAAGCAACGCTATGCACTTTTTCCTGGTGCAACCCCTGGGGATCTGTCTGGAACGGATCGTGCAGTCACTCTATAGTAGATTGGCGCCTTCAAAGACGGACTCTAGCAAGTTAAGGGCGAGCCCTAATCGGTTTGGCTGCCTTGTTGGTTATGGCTGGGTTCTGTTCTGGATTGTGTGGACGAGCCCTGTATGGATATTTACGTCTATGAAGGCTTAG